The following are from one region of the Synergistales bacterium genome:
- the kaiC gene encoding circadian clock protein KaiC, translating into MTERAQEMGKLKTGIQGFDLIAEGGLPQGRTTLFTGTAGSCKTLFACQFVVKGIADYGEPGVLVTFEEAPEDISRNVASLGWDLRAYERQGTFAFVDASPQLTQDIQLGGAFDLGGFLARVENAIARTGAKRVSIDSLGALFTRFDDPRTIRNELFRLHRVLKDMGVTAVLTAERADEYGQITRYGIEEFVADNVVILRNNLEGEKRRRTAEILKFRGTEHQKGEFPFSIISGEGIVVVPISAMELRQRSSDERISSGNAALDKMCGGGFFKDSVILVSGATGTGKTLMVTEFISDGASRGKPCVLFAFEESREQLFRNARGWGHDFEALEKEGKLKVVCEYPEVVGLEERLIIMKDIMNTFQPSRVAVDSLSALERVGTRKGYREFVIALTSFIKHQEITGLFTSTSPSLIGGASVTEGHISTLTDTIILLRYVELYGEMRRGITTLKMRGSQHDKDIKEFLIDSQGMHVGEAFRNVVGILAGNPSHTEHEEMERFQNMFGDDRI; encoded by the coding sequence ATGACTGAAAGGGCGCAGGAAATGGGCAAGCTGAAGACCGGGATCCAGGGGTTCGACCTGATCGCGGAGGGAGGGCTGCCGCAGGGGCGCACGACGCTCTTTACCGGTACCGCCGGGAGCTGCAAGACGCTGTTCGCCTGTCAGTTCGTGGTCAAGGGGATCGCCGATTACGGCGAGCCCGGCGTTCTGGTCACCTTCGAGGAGGCCCCCGAGGATATCAGCCGGAATGTCGCCTCCCTGGGCTGGGATCTCAGGGCATACGAGCGGCAGGGAACCTTCGCCTTTGTGGATGCCTCGCCGCAGCTGACCCAGGATATCCAGCTGGGTGGAGCCTTCGATCTCGGCGGTTTCCTGGCGAGGGTGGAAAACGCTATCGCCAGGACCGGCGCGAAACGTGTCTCCATCGATTCCCTGGGGGCGCTCTTCACGAGATTCGATGACCCCAGAACGATACGGAACGAGCTCTTCCGTCTCCACAGGGTATTGAAGGATATGGGGGTCACCGCGGTTCTCACCGCCGAGCGGGCCGACGAGTACGGCCAGATCACCCGCTACGGCATCGAGGAGTTTGTGGCCGACAATGTGGTCATCCTCCGGAACAATCTGGAGGGCGAGAAACGCCGAAGAACGGCGGAGATCCTCAAATTTCGGGGGACGGAGCATCAGAAGGGCGAATTCCCCTTCAGCATTATCAGCGGCGAAGGGATTGTGGTGGTGCCCATCTCGGCGATGGAGCTCCGCCAGCGTTCCTCCGACGAGCGGATCTCCAGCGGCAACGCCGCACTGGACAAGATGTGCGGCGGCGGCTTTTTCAAGGATTCGGTGATCCTGGTCTCGGGCGCCACTGGAACGGGCAAGACCCTGATGGTCACCGAGTTTATCTCCGACGGGGCAAGCAGGGGGAAGCCCTGTGTGCTCTTCGCCTTTGAGGAGAGCCGGGAGCAGCTGTTCCGCAACGCCCGGGGCTGGGGGCACGATTTTGAGGCGCTGGAAAAGGAAGGGAAGCTCAAGGTGGTCTGTGAATATCCGGAGGTGGTGGGTCTCGAGGAGCGCCTGATCATCATGAAGGATATCATGAACACCTTCCAGCCCAGCCGTGTTGCGGTGGACAGCCTCTCCGCACTGGAGCGGGTGGGGACCAGAAAGGGCTACCGCGAGTTTGTCATCGCCCTGACCTCCTTTATCAAGCATCAGGAGATCACCGGGCTCTTTACCTCCACATCGCCGTCGCTGATCGGCGGGGCCTCCGTGACGGAGGGGCATATCTCCACGTTGACCGACACGATCATTCTGCTCCGGTACGTTGAGCTCTACGGCGAGATGCGGCGGGGGATCACCACGCTGAAGATGCGCGGCTCCCAGCACGACAAGGACATCAAGGAGTTCCTCATTGACAGCCAGGGGATGCATGTCGGCGAGGCCTTCCGGAATGTGGTGGGGATCCTGGCCGGCAATCCGAGTCACACGGAGCATGAGGAGATGGAACGGTTCCAGAACATGTTCGGCGACGACCGGATCTAG
- a CDS encoding circadian clock KaiB family protein, protein MDEKGKRQIHLKLFVTGMTARSSKAVDNLDHICSVYLKDRCTVEIVDVLEQPWLAEQDRILATPTLIRVRPEPERRVIGDLGEIPRVLEILDVGRGRSSSEKRGENDD, encoded by the coding sequence ATGGATGAGAAGGGGAAGCGGCAGATCCATCTGAAGCTCTTCGTGACGGGGATGACGGCCCGTTCCAGCAAAGCCGTAGATAATCTGGATCATATCTGTTCTGTCTATCTCAAGGATCGGTGTACCGTGGAGATTGTCGATGTGCTCGAACAGCCCTGGCTGGCCGAGCAGGACCGGATACTGGCGACACCGACGTTGATACGGGTTCGACCGGAGCCGGAGCGGAGGGTGATCGGCGATCTGGGAGAGATCCCCCGGGTGCTCGAGATCCTCGATGTCGGTCGGGGGCGGAGCAGTTCTGAAAAGAGAGGTGAGAACGATGACTGA
- a CDS encoding PAS domain-containing protein, translated as MLGKIERIHVFGSHGGWLDETVDAIRRYAEDASVSSSVIEDIHGNEAFPCGERGDVIIFDASLVRGPGERRQLAGSKCPVVALFRDGASPPMQGEGALHFFPEAHLPAIPYFLAALLSAQPSRSGFDEVSCKEELAFRDRQTRFFIEFAELVQQPGIDVPGLLRGTVNRLPSVLQYSDRAWASIEYPLGTFYKRGKPESRGPSIGMPLVVDGKREGRVSVGYGSAAPQVEGAAEECFRERERRVVAAATERLGRVLERLRASEDLESERTLRGKVMELVPVPMTVVDRHGRIVFANARAEELFGLARADITRRTYDDDRWQIADPEGGAFEDESLPFVQVRKAGEPLYGIYHSITRSDGRQLLLSISAAPLYDERGEFDGMVSVLEPQTATGVGTFGELDQERGAVDSMYGGGTQNTARSYGQEPMKRRSPTTFRELVATYRELLDNHFKGRVKNAETPQDERTRELAFRLGGLRAGPKDVTDLHTSALAEVQQQDLSPAKRMAYMAESRLVALELMGYLVLFYRRHSVSLPGRDSQGRGQEHG; from the coding sequence ATGCTGGGAAAGATTGAGAGGATCCACGTTTTCGGATCCCACGGCGGATGGCTTGACGAAACCGTCGACGCAATCCGAAGGTACGCCGAAGACGCAAGCGTCTCTTCTTCCGTCATAGAAGACATCCACGGAAACGAAGCGTTCCCCTGCGGAGAGCGCGGTGATGTGATCATCTTTGACGCCTCGCTTGTGCGGGGTCCGGGGGAGCGCAGGCAGCTTGCCGGAAGCAAATGCCCCGTGGTGGCTCTCTTTCGGGACGGCGCCTCTCCACCCATGCAGGGTGAAGGGGCGCTCCATTTCTTTCCGGAAGCCCATCTCCCGGCCATCCCGTATTTTCTGGCCGCCCTCCTCTCGGCGCAGCCCTCCCGGAGCGGCTTTGACGAGGTGTCCTGCAAGGAAGAGCTGGCCTTCCGCGACCGACAGACGCGATTCTTTATCGAATTTGCCGAACTGGTGCAGCAGCCCGGCATCGATGTGCCCGGGCTGCTGCGCGGTACGGTGAACCGTCTCCCTTCGGTGCTGCAGTACAGTGACCGGGCCTGGGCTTCTATCGAGTATCCCCTGGGGACCTTCTACAAAAGAGGGAAACCCGAGAGCCGGGGGCCGTCGATCGGGATGCCGCTGGTTGTGGACGGGAAACGGGAGGGGCGTGTCTCCGTGGGCTACGGGAGCGCAGCCCCACAGGTGGAGGGGGCTGCGGAAGAGTGCTTCCGCGAGCGGGAGCGACGGGTCGTTGCGGCGGCCACCGAGCGTCTCGGGCGGGTGCTCGAGCGGCTCCGCGCCTCGGAGGATCTGGAGTCCGAACGCACCCTGCGCGGGAAGGTCATGGAGCTGGTGCCGGTTCCCATGACGGTGGTTGACAGACACGGGCGGATTGTCTTCGCCAACGCCAGGGCTGAGGAGCTCTTCGGACTGGCCCGGGCGGATATCACCAGACGCACCTATGACGACGACCGCTGGCAGATCGCCGACCCCGAGGGCGGTGCCTTCGAAGACGAATCGCTCCCCTTTGTCCAGGTCCGGAAGGCCGGGGAGCCTCTCTACGGCATCTACCACAGCATCACCAGGAGTGACGGCAGACAGCTCCTGCTCTCGATCAGCGCCGCGCCCCTGTACGACGAGCGCGGCGAGTTTGACGGAATGGTTTCGGTGCTGGAGCCCCAGACGGCGACAGGGGTGGGAACCTTCGGGGAGCTGGATCAGGAGCGTGGTGCCGTGGACTCCATGTACGGTGGGGGGACGCAGAACACGGCGCGGAGCTACGGTCAGGAGCCCATGAAGCGGCGGTCCCCCACGACGTTCCGCGAGCTTGTGGCGACCTACCGCGAACTGCTTGACAATCATTTCAAGGGTAGAGTGAAGAATGCGGAGACGCCGCAGGATGAGCGGACCAGAGAGCTGGCATTCCGCCTCGGCGGTCTCCGGGCGGGTCCCAAGGATGTTACCGATCTCCACACCAGCGCCCTGGCGGAGGTACAGCAGCAGGACCTCTCTCCGGCGAAACGGATGGCCTACATGGCGGAGAGCAGGCTTGTGGCGCTTGAACTGATGGGATACCTGGTGCTCTTTTACCGGAGGCACTCTGTATCCCTTCCTGGCCGGGATTCCCAGGGGAGGGGGCAGGAGCATGGATGA
- a CDS encoding YitT family protein yields MRVLRRIRRRLPVWCRAEWKNLAAITVGVVLVAAGYLTLLMPMQLPAAGVNGLAVLSNYVFGISPAWVIGGANALLLAWAWRGLSARFAALSAYAVALMAVLLKLLERMPHPVMEDKLLVVVLAGGLVGFGVGLIFRVGGSPGGVSVIVMALRQRYGLEVGIWSFYLNSSVLLLAVWLVGVERAVYGGMMIYISGITIDAVLRSFDRRKQVMIISSRMETVRGYIMDTLKRGVTVLHGEGGYSNEPRPVLLTLLTPRQTMDLKHFLAEGDPGAFVVVSDASEVLGRGFKSFGSVPRGSRGRNAAARR; encoded by the coding sequence ATGCGGGTACTGCGACGGATTCGCCGGCGTCTCCCGGTGTGGTGCAGGGCGGAATGGAAGAACCTTGCCGCGATCACGGTGGGGGTCGTTCTGGTGGCCGCGGGCTATCTGACGCTGCTCATGCCCATGCAGCTTCCGGCCGCCGGCGTGAACGGTCTGGCGGTGCTCTCCAACTATGTCTTCGGCATCTCTCCGGCCTGGGTGATCGGTGGTGCCAATGCCCTGCTCCTTGCCTGGGCCTGGCGGGGGCTCTCCGCCCGTTTTGCGGCGCTCTCGGCCTATGCGGTGGCCCTGATGGCGGTCCTTCTGAAGCTTCTGGAGCGTATGCCCCACCCGGTGATGGAGGACAAACTGCTGGTGGTGGTCCTCGCCGGGGGTCTGGTGGGATTCGGTGTGGGGTTGATCTTCCGGGTCGGCGGCTCCCCCGGAGGGGTGAGTGTCATCGTGATGGCCCTCAGACAGCGCTACGGTCTTGAAGTGGGGATCTGGAGCTTCTACCTCAACTCCTCGGTGCTTCTCCTGGCCGTATGGCTGGTGGGGGTAGAGCGCGCCGTCTACGGCGGAATGATGATCTACATCTCGGGGATCACCATCGACGCCGTGCTCCGTTCCTTCGACCGTCGGAAGCAGGTGATGATCATCTCCAGCCGGATGGAGACGGTGCGGGGCTACATCATGGATACCCTCAAACGTGGGGTGACCGTACTCCACGGAGAAGGGGGCTACTCCAACGAGCCTCGGCCGGTGCTGCTGACCCTTCTGACCCCACGGCAGACCATGGATCTCAAACACTTTCTGGCCGAGGGCGATCCCGGGGCCTTTGTGGTGGTCTCCGATGCCTCGGAGGTTCTGGGCAGAGGGTTCAAGTCCTTCGGGAGCGTTCCGCGCGGCTCGCGCGGCAGGAACGCGGCAGCGAGGCGGTGA
- the pepF gene encoding oligoendopeptidase F, with amino-acid sequence MHSRYRGGMETPSLRRLCRSAEGDGAAGELPERHELDPEFMWRPGDIFPDEVSWERALEEVDRKGREIEGYQGSLAASAATLAACLRLEDEAEEQLGRVCAYASLRSHENTGDAHCQGLEDRATECAVRFESTVSFISPEILSIPEEQLQAHLEAEALAPFRFAMEQLLRVKPHVLSGREEQLLARLGSVTHVPETAFSMLTNADLTFPLIRDEEGREVRLTEERFSRFLLSPERRVRREAFEGLFTTYRGVRNTLGATLAGSVKHDAVDADLRGYRSSLEAALYPNRIPEAVYHSALEGVHGHLHQLQRYVELKRKALRLEEMHIYDLYTPVVPEPESVIPYDRARETVVKALSPLGVSYQRLLEQAFDGGWIDVYENRGKRGGAYSMDVYGVHPFVLLNYNATLRDVFTLAHELGHAAHSRHTQESQPHLYAGHEIFVAEVASTTNEALLLRHLLATTTDPQQELYLLHYGLEQVRTTVFRQLLFAEFELAVHRMAEQQQPLTAQTFSDLWLELKKSYYGEAVVMDDGIEVEWARIPHFYAGFYVYQYATGLAAATSLSRAILEEGEEAGERYLAFLRKGRSDYPINQLRDAGVDMTTPKPLEATFDLFAQRLDRFEQLLGIN; translated from the coding sequence ATGCACTCCAGATACAGAGGAGGCATGGAAACACCGTCGCTACGGCGGCTGTGCCGCTCCGCCGAAGGGGATGGCGCGGCGGGAGAGCTGCCGGAACGGCACGAATTGGATCCGGAATTCATGTGGCGCCCCGGGGATATCTTCCCCGACGAGGTGTCCTGGGAGAGGGCCCTGGAAGAGGTGGACCGCAAAGGACGGGAGATCGAGGGATACCAGGGTTCGCTGGCGGCCTCGGCGGCGACGCTCGCCGCCTGTCTGCGCCTGGAGGACGAAGCAGAGGAACAGCTCGGGCGGGTCTGTGCCTACGCCTCGCTCAGGAGCCACGAAAACACCGGCGATGCCCACTGCCAGGGGCTTGAAGACCGGGCCACGGAATGCGCCGTGCGTTTCGAGAGCACTGTCTCCTTTATCAGCCCGGAGATCCTCTCCATTCCGGAGGAACAGCTTCAGGCACATCTCGAAGCGGAAGCCCTGGCGCCCTTCCGCTTTGCCATGGAGCAGCTGCTCCGGGTGAAACCCCATGTGCTCTCCGGGCGGGAAGAACAACTGCTGGCCAGACTGGGCAGTGTCACCCATGTGCCGGAGACGGCCTTCAGCATGCTCACCAACGCCGATCTGACCTTTCCCCTGATCCGCGACGAGGAGGGGCGGGAGGTGCGTCTTACCGAGGAGCGCTTTTCCCGCTTCCTGCTCTCTCCGGAGCGTCGGGTCCGGCGGGAGGCCTTCGAAGGGCTCTTTACCACCTATCGGGGGGTGCGGAACACCCTGGGGGCCACCCTGGCCGGAAGCGTCAAGCACGACGCCGTAGACGCGGACCTGCGGGGCTACCGTTCCTCGCTGGAAGCGGCGCTCTACCCCAACCGCATCCCCGAAGCGGTGTACCACAGCGCCCTGGAAGGCGTCCATGGTCACCTCCACCAGCTGCAGCGCTACGTGGAACTCAAGAGGAAAGCACTCCGGCTCGAGGAGATGCATATCTACGATCTCTATACCCCCGTTGTCCCGGAACCGGAGAGCGTCATACCCTATGATCGGGCCAGAGAGACCGTGGTCAAGGCCCTTTCCCCGCTTGGCGTCTCTTACCAGAGGCTGCTGGAGCAGGCCTTCGACGGGGGCTGGATCGATGTCTACGAGAACAGGGGCAAACGGGGCGGCGCCTATTCCATGGATGTCTACGGCGTCCACCCCTTTGTGCTCCTCAATTACAATGCCACCCTCCGGGATGTCTTCACCCTGGCCCACGAGCTGGGGCATGCCGCCCACAGCCGGCACACCCAGGAATCCCAGCCTCATCTCTATGCGGGCCACGAGATCTTTGTCGCCGAGGTGGCCTCCACGACCAACGAGGCGCTGCTGCTCCGGCATCTCCTGGCGACCACCACCGATCCGCAGCAGGAGCTCTATCTGCTCCACTACGGTCTGGAGCAGGTGCGGACCACCGTCTTCCGGCAGCTGCTCTTCGCCGAATTCGAGCTGGCCGTACACCGAATGGCCGAACAGCAGCAGCCTCTGACGGCGCAGACCTTCAGCGATCTCTGGCTGGAGCTCAAGAAGAGCTACTACGGCGAGGCCGTCGTGATGGACGACGGGATCGAGGTGGAGTGGGCCCGCATCCCCCATTTCTACGCCGGATTCTATGTCTACCAGTACGCCACGGGGCTTGCGGCGGCGACGTCCCTTTCCCGGGCGATCCTGGAAGAGGGGGAGGAGGCCGGAGAACGGTACCTCGCCTTCCTCCGGAAGGGGCGGTCGGACTACCCCATCAACCAGTTGCGTGACGCCGGCGTGGACATGACCACGCCGAAGCCGCTGGAGGCCACCTTCGATCTCTTTGCGCAGCGCCTCGACCGGTTCGAGCAGCTTCTGGGGATCAACTGA
- a CDS encoding DUF3343 domain-containing protein, with amino-acid sequence MFGIATFDSNHMVMQFQKVCEEAGIEVNVIPVPRELAASCGLACFYPKGEEERIKRLMAEHNVEVHAYH; translated from the coding sequence ATGTTCGGCATTGCCACCTTTGACAGCAATCACATGGTGATGCAATTTCAGAAGGTCTGTGAAGAAGCGGGGATCGAGGTCAACGTGATCCCCGTTCCGCGGGAGCTGGCGGCGAGCTGCGGATTGGCCTGCTTCTACCCAAAGGGGGAAGAGGAGCGCATCAAGAGGCTGATGGCGGAGCACAATGTGGAGGTCCACGCCTACCATTGA
- a CDS encoding J domain-containing protein, giving the protein MALVFSIFRMILPVLLFALLMHLFRRFLYSTTSQRYWKEQRQSGNGGRRDGNGGNRDYAGGRAEGGFGSRSRRDPYVVLRCSPGDSDEVIKKRYRQLVSKYHPDRFIGLELDEEFVRLASERFEEVKQAYEEIRRVRGLA; this is encoded by the coding sequence ATGGCTCTTGTCTTCAGCATCTTCCGGATGATCCTCCCTGTACTCCTCTTTGCGCTTCTGATGCATCTCTTCCGTCGTTTTCTCTACAGCACCACCTCCCAGAGGTACTGGAAGGAACAGCGTCAGAGCGGAAATGGAGGCCGGCGGGATGGAAACGGAGGTAATCGGGACTACGCAGGGGGCCGGGCTGAGGGAGGCTTCGGATCCCGGAGCAGACGTGATCCCTATGTGGTGCTGCGATGCAGCCCCGGCGATTCCGATGAGGTGATCAAGAAACGGTACCGGCAACTGGTGTCGAAGTACCACCCCGATCGGTTTATCGGGCTGGAGCTGGACGAGGAGTTTGTCCGGCTCGCCAGTGAGCGTTTCGAGGAGGTCAAGCAGGCCTACGAGGAGATCCGCAGGGTGCGCGGCCTGGCCTGA
- a CDS encoding enoyl-CoA hydratase/isomerase family protein, translating into MPEQEILTQRSEHVGYITLNRPKAMNTFTPSFALALDRALREFDEDRDIRAVVVKAAGKHFSTGIDLKAFNGKSHGEIRELIRLMDLHNHRIPAMTTPVIASVQGYALANGAGLCCTTDFVVAAEGAAFGTTAINVGLICLEPGIQLMRTVGRKKALEMVLTGRMIPAEEARDLGIVNEVVPAEQLEEATEDFARKLAAKSPLAIAAGKRGLYATENMPLDQAIEYAGELFAGLAATEDAGEGIAAFLEKRTPQWKGE; encoded by the coding sequence ATGCCGGAACAGGAGATCCTCACCCAGCGCAGCGAGCATGTCGGATACATCACCCTCAATCGCCCGAAAGCCATGAACACCTTCACGCCATCCTTCGCCCTTGCCCTGGATCGGGCACTCCGGGAATTCGACGAGGACCGGGATATCCGGGCGGTGGTCGTCAAGGCCGCCGGGAAACACTTCTCCACGGGCATCGACCTCAAGGCCTTCAACGGGAAGAGCCACGGCGAGATCCGGGAGCTTATCCGTCTCATGGATCTGCACAACCATCGGATCCCCGCCATGACAACGCCGGTCATCGCCTCCGTGCAGGGCTACGCACTGGCCAACGGCGCCGGCCTCTGCTGCACCACCGACTTTGTTGTGGCCGCCGAGGGCGCCGCCTTCGGCACCACAGCGATCAACGTCGGGCTGATCTGCCTCGAACCGGGGATCCAGCTGATGCGAACCGTGGGGCGCAAGAAGGCGCTGGAGATGGTGCTCACGGGCAGGATGATCCCGGCAGAGGAGGCCCGCGACCTGGGCATCGTCAATGAAGTGGTGCCGGCAGAGCAGCTCGAGGAGGCCACAGAGGACTTCGCCCGGAAGCTGGCAGCCAAGAGCCCTCTGGCGATCGCCGCCGGGAAACGGGGCCTCTACGCCACGGAGAACATGCCGCTGGACCAGGCCATCGAGTACGCCGGGGAACTCTTCGCCGGGCTGGCCGCCACCGAGGACGCCGGAGAGGGGATCGCAGCCTTTCTCGAGAAACGCACCCCCCAGTGGAAGGGAGAGTAG
- a CDS encoding metal ABC transporter ATP-binding protein, translated as MDASPAPAIRFQGVSFAYRRVPVLEGITFTVPQGEFLTLIGPNGGGKTTILKLMLGLLTPQSGSVEVLGRSPSQVSGRVGYVPQDPGRNQNLPVSVMDVVLMGRISRGKRRRIADGDREKAEAALDKVEMGHRRNERMGELSQGQRQRVLIARALASEPSLLLLDEPTASTDPNTKEAFHALLGEMQREMTIVLVSHDVTVISSNATAVACVNRTLYYHDSAELESGMIQRAYGACPVEIIAHGMPHRVLAPHNHPQSAGRGAHA; from the coding sequence GTGGACGCCTCCCCGGCACCGGCCATCCGGTTTCAGGGGGTTTCCTTCGCCTATCGGCGTGTCCCCGTGCTGGAGGGGATCACCTTTACCGTCCCGCAGGGCGAGTTCCTCACCCTGATCGGACCCAACGGCGGCGGCAAGACCACCATTCTCAAGCTCATGCTGGGCCTACTGACGCCGCAGTCGGGATCGGTCGAGGTGCTTGGCCGCTCCCCCTCCCAGGTCTCCGGCCGGGTGGGCTATGTCCCCCAGGATCCGGGGAGAAACCAGAACCTCCCTGTCTCCGTGATGGATGTGGTCCTCATGGGGCGGATCTCCAGGGGAAAACGGCGGCGCATCGCCGACGGCGACAGGGAGAAAGCGGAAGCGGCGCTCGATAAGGTCGAGATGGGCCATCGGCGCAACGAGCGGATGGGCGAGCTCTCCCAGGGACAGCGGCAGCGGGTGCTCATCGCCCGCGCACTGGCCTCGGAACCGTCGCTGCTTCTCCTGGACGAACCGACGGCCAGCACCGACCCCAACACCAAGGAAGCCTTCCACGCCCTCCTGGGGGAGATGCAACGGGAGATGACCATTGTGCTGGTCAGCCACGACGTGACCGTGATCTCCTCCAACGCCACCGCCGTGGCCTGTGTGAACCGGACGCTCTACTACCACGATTCGGCGGAGCTCGAATCGGGAATGATCCAGCGCGCCTACGGCGCCTGCCCCGTGGAGATCATCGCCCACGGCATGCCCCACCGGGTTCTGGCGCCCCACAATCATCCGCAGAGTGCGGGACGTGGCGCCCATGCTTGA
- a CDS encoding metal ABC transporter permease: MLEALQFEFMQNALWAALLASILCGIIGTVIVVKRMVILAGGVAHAAYGGVGLAVFLGISPQLGAMGFSMIMALLMSWVIWSDESRSDTVIGIIWALGMALGVVFTDITPGYGVDLMSYLFGSILTVTRADLYIMAAVAAISTLAVVLYYRPLLAFVYDEEFAWTRGIPVKTVHLLLVVLLSLSVVLIIRIVGLILVIALVSIPPHMAEGWSRSLGGMMVIAALLSAVFTLGGLWMAYSFNLTSGATIILFAATAYFANRLVTAALRRRS; the protein is encoded by the coding sequence ATGCTTGAAGCGCTGCAGTTCGAATTCATGCAGAACGCCCTCTGGGCGGCGCTGCTGGCCAGCATTCTCTGCGGAATCATCGGGACGGTGATCGTGGTCAAGCGGATGGTGATCCTCGCAGGCGGTGTGGCCCACGCCGCCTACGGCGGGGTGGGGCTGGCCGTCTTTCTGGGCATCTCTCCGCAGCTGGGGGCCATGGGGTTCTCCATGATCATGGCGCTGCTCATGTCATGGGTGATCTGGTCCGACGAATCCCGCTCCGACACGGTGATCGGGATCATCTGGGCGCTGGGGATGGCTCTGGGGGTGGTCTTCACCGACATCACGCCAGGATACGGCGTCGACCTGATGAGCTATCTCTTCGGCAGTATCCTCACCGTCACCAGAGCCGATCTGTACATCATGGCCGCCGTCGCAGCAATCAGCACCCTGGCGGTGGTGCTCTACTACCGGCCGCTGCTGGCCTTTGTCTACGACGAGGAATTCGCCTGGACCAGAGGGATCCCCGTCAAGACCGTCCACCTGCTGCTGGTGGTGCTGCTCTCGCTCTCGGTGGTGCTGATCATCCGTATCGTAGGGCTGATCCTGGTGATCGCTCTGGTATCCATCCCGCCGCATATGGCGGAGGGATGGTCCCGCTCCCTCGGCGGCATGATGGTCATCGCCGCCCTGCTCAGCGCGGTCTTCACACTGGGGGGGCTCTGGATGGCCTACAGCTTCAACCTCACCTCGGGAGCGACGATCATCCTCTTCGCCGCCACAGCCTACTTCGCCAACCGGCTGGTGACAGCGGCGCTCCGTCGGAGAAGCTAG
- a CDS encoding ArsB/NhaD family transporter — protein MHGPQWIALAVFIVTYTFIVTERLHRLKAAMLGISGVLLLQIIEQSRLFSFIDFNTIGLLLGMMLLVGIVRKTGLIQRVAITAVRVSRGNPWFALVLLSAITAVTSGLLDNVTTILLVGPLAFAVAEVFDVDPDPFVFAEIFSSNIGGTATLIGDPPNILIGSAAGLSFMDFVTNLGPVVVVCMGVMYGLLYLWYGKDLKPTEERRERAEAFHTPERRGDPRIAPRILLVLGLVLAAFLVHGFFGIEAATIALSGATLGLILCPVDVEEMVKEVDWVTILFFSSLFMLVGTLEHLGLIRMAAEAMIRVVGPNQGILSVLLVWGSGILSAIVDNVPYTAAVIPLVEHIGTLPGIHAEGLWWSLALGACLGGNATLVGASANLVMAGIAEKGGVRLTFQRYLRFGAPMMAATLGVATLYVLFRYV, from the coding sequence GTGCACGGCCCCCAGTGGATCGCGCTCGCGGTCTTCATCGTAACCTACACCTTCATCGTAACGGAGCGTCTCCACCGCCTGAAGGCGGCGATGCTCGGCATCTCCGGAGTGCTTTTGCTCCAGATCATCGAACAGTCCCGTCTCTTTTCCTTTATCGATTTCAATACCATCGGTCTCCTGCTGGGGATGATGCTGCTTGTGGGCATTGTCCGCAAGACCGGGCTGATCCAGCGGGTGGCCATCACGGCGGTGCGGGTCAGCCGGGGGAATCCCTGGTTCGCCCTGGTGCTGCTGTCGGCGATCACGGCGGTGACCTCGGGGCTGCTGGACAATGTGACCACCATCCTTCTGGTGGGACCGCTGGCCTTTGCCGTGGCCGAGGTCTTCGATGTGGACCCCGATCCCTTTGTCTTCGCCGAGATCTTTTCTTCCAATATCGGCGGTACGGCGACACTCATCGGCGATCCGCCCAATATTCTCATCGGTTCGGCGGCGGGGCTTTCCTTCATGGATTTCGTGACCAACCTGGGCCCGGTCGTGGTGGTCTGTATGGGGGTGATGTACGGGTTGCTCTATCTCTGGTACGGCAAGGATCTCAAACCGACAGAGGAACGGCGGGAGCGTGCCGAGGCCTTCCACACGCCGGAGCGGCGGGGCGACCCGCGGATCGCCCCGCGGATCCTTCTGGTGCTGGGGCTTGTCCTGGCGGCCTTTCTCGTCCATGGTTTCTTCGGTATCGAGGCGGCCACCATCGCCCTTTCGGGCGCCACGCTCGGTCTGATCCTCTGTCCCGTAGATGTGGAGGAGATGGTCAAGGAGGTCGACTGGGTGACCATCCTCTTTTTCTCCTCTCTCTTCATGCTGGTGGGGACCCTGGAGCATCTCGGCCTGATCCGGATGGCCGCCGAGGCGATGATCCGGGTGGTGGGGCCCAATCAGGGGATCCTGAGTGTGCTGCTGGTCTGGGGATCGGGAATCCTGTCGGCCATTGTGGACAACGTTCCCTACACGGCGGCGGTGATCCCGCTGGTGGAGCATATCGGCACCCTCCCGGGCATCCACGCCGAGGGGCTCTGGTGGTCCCTGGCGCTCGGAGCCTGTCTGGGCGGCAACGCCACCCTGGTCGGCGCGTCGGCCAACCTGGTGATGGCCGGCATCGCCGAGAAGGGCGGCGTCCGCCTCACCTTCCAGCGTTACCTCCGGTTCGGGGCGCCCATGATGGCGGCGACCCTGGGGGTCGCCACGCTCTATGTCCTCTTCCGCTATGTCTAG